The Pirellulales bacterium genomic sequence GGGTGTACTAAATTGCCTCGAGGGGAACCATCGCGTCTTAGGTTCCCCAAGAGCCGGTGTTGCCATAAGACCGCCTAGCACGGTAAGCTACGGAATCTTAAAGACAAGCGACGGATCTGGCCTGTCCCAAGCCTAGCCAGCAGCAAGGAGAAATGGAGTGTTTGTAGCTGCCTCGACAGATTGTTTTCCCGGCGTGCCATTAGACGAGGCCTTGAGCCGACTGGTCGATTTGGAATTCAACCGGGTGGAAATTGCCATCCGTGGTGATGGACCTGGCCTGCGGCCAGCCGATGTGTTGGCCGATGTCGATAAAGTCATTGCACAATGTCGTAACACACAGCGTTTGACACCGGTGGCATACGCTGTTGATCCCGATCCTGGCGACAATTATTACAAGCAATTCGCAGCCTGTTGCAAATTGGCCAAAGCGACCAAGGTGGTGACCATCACCGTTCGCAGCGGCGAATTAGGCACACCATTCAATGCCGAAATCGAGCGGCTTCGCGAACTGGCGAGCATGGCAACACAGGCCGGGGTTGTGCTGGGAGTGCTCACACAAGAGGGGCGTATTTCGCAAGATCCAAGCACGGCTGTGGTGCTATGTCAACAAGTGAAAGGTTTGGGCATTACGCTTGACCCGAGTCCTTTTATTTGTGGTCCGCATAAGGGCGAACAATACAACAACGTCTTCAAGCACGTGGTGCACACCCAGCTGCGTGATACCGCAAAAGACAAAATGCAGGTTCGAATTGGTCAAGGGGAAATTGAATATAGCCGATTGATCACGCAACTTAGCATGGTGCATTACAACCGCGCATTGTGCGTCCACATAACGCCGATGGCGGAGGTTGACCATGTCGGAGAAATGCGCAAAATGCGACTGCTTTTAGAGAGTCACTTGTAGTGCAGGAAATGACAAAGTCATTCCAGCAGAAACTGCGGCCATAAAGAATCGCTCACGAACAAGCCTTCACGTGTAAGTTGTATTCGCATACCGTCGTCATGCAGCAAGCCCGCTGTAATAAATCCGCGCAATGGCTTGCCGACTAGCGTATCAATCTCATAACCGGTTTTAGCGGTAAACCGGTCTCGCC encodes the following:
- a CDS encoding TIM barrel protein; its protein translation is MFVAASTDCFPGVPLDEALSRLVDLEFNRVEIAIRGDGPGLRPADVLADVDKVIAQCRNTQRLTPVAYAVDPDPGDNYYKQFAACCKLAKATKVVTITVRSGELGTPFNAEIERLRELASMATQAGVVLGVLTQEGRISQDPSTAVVLCQQVKGLGITLDPSPFICGPHKGEQYNNVFKHVVHTQLRDTAKDKMQVRIGQGEIEYSRLITQLSMVHYNRALCVHITPMAEVDHVGEMRKMRLLLESHL